One genomic segment of Hemibagrus wyckioides isolate EC202008001 linkage group LG08, SWU_Hwy_1.0, whole genome shotgun sequence includes these proteins:
- the LOC131358129 gene encoding alcohol dehydrogenase class-3-like isoform X2 codes for MGTENKVIKCKAAVAWEPGKPVSVEEVEVAPPKEHEVRIKIAASGVCHTDFTYLYDCGKGVQTRPFPLILGHEGSGVVESVGPGVTTVQPGDQVIPLFLPQCSECEFCLSPKTNLCYKNWRNTQQGVLADGTSRITCKGQQVYQFLGVSTFSEYTVVPEYNVAKIHQDAALDKVCLLGCGVATGYGAALNTAKVERGTACAVFGLGAVGLATVMGCKAAGASRIIGVEINAEKREVAKTFGVTDFVNPNDHNKPIQEVLMEMTGGGVDYSFECVGNVTLMRAVFESCKAAWGTCVIVGWNETDSLSLAPIDVLMGRTLKGTYFGGWKSVCSVPKLVEDYLSGRIMLDEFVTHTLPLEEVNHAFDLMTKGKSIRTVIKV; via the exons ATGGGAACTGAAAATAAG GTGATCAAGTGTAAAGCCGCTGTGGCTTGGGAACCTGGGAAGCCTGTCTCTGTAGAAGAAGTGGAAGTTGCTCCTCCTAAAGAGCATGAAGTGAGAATCAAG ataGCAGCGAGTGGTGTGTGTCACACAGACTTTACATATCTGTATGATTGTGGGAAAGGAGTGCAGACTCGTCCGTTTCCTCTCATTCTGGGTCATGAAGGCAGCGGTGTGGTGGAGAGTGTCGGTCCAGGAGTGACCACTGTGCAGCCTg GTGATCAGGTCATCCCTCTCTTCCTGCCTCAGTGCTCTGAGTGTGAGTTCTGTCTGAGCCCAAAGACCaacctctgctataaaaactg gaggaACACTCAGCAGGGTGTCTTAGCTGATGGTACGAGTCGTATCACCTGTAAAGGTCAGCAGGTCTACCAGTTCCTGGGAGTCAGCACTTTCTCTGAGTACACCGTGGTTCCTGAATACAATGTCGCTAAAATCCACCAAGACGCAGCGCTGGATAAAGTCTGTCTGCTCGGCTGTGGGGTTGCTACGGGATACGGAGCAGCACTGAACACggccaaa GTGGAGCGCGGTACCGCCTGTGCCGTGTTCGGTTTGGGAGCCGTGGGTCTGGCCACTGTGATGGGCTGTAAAGCTGCTGGAGCTTCCAGGATCATCGGCGTTGAGATCAACGCGGAGAAACGTGAAGTTGCCAAGACGTTCGGTGTCACCGACTTCGTGAACCCCAACGATCACAACAAACCCATTCAGGAGGTGCTGATGGAGATGACCGGTGGGGGAGTGGACTATAGCTTCGAGTGTGTGGGGAACGTCACGCTGATG agggcagtgtttGAGAGCTGCAAAGCCGCCTGGGGAACCTGTGTGATTGTGGGATGGAATGAAACAGACAGCCTCTCGCTCGCTCCCATCGACGTGCTGATGGGACGAACGCTTAAAGGAACCTACTTTGGAG gatggaagagtgtgtgtagtgtacccAAACTAGTGGAGGACTACCTGAGTGGGAGAATAATGCTGGATGAGTTTGTGACACACACGCTCCCTCTGGAGGAGGTTAACCACGCCTTCGATCTGATGACCAAAGGGAAAAG catccGGACGGTGATAAAAGTGTGA
- the LOC131358129 gene encoding alcohol dehydrogenase class-3-like isoform X1, whose amino-acid sequence MGTENKVIKCKAAVAWEPGKPVSVEEVEVAPPKEHEVRIKIAASGVCHTDFTYLYDCGKGVQTRPFPLILGHEGSGVVESVGPGVTTVQPGDQVIPLFLPQCSECEFCLSPKTNLCYKNWRNTQQGVLADGTSRITCKGQQVYQFLGVSTFSEYTVVPEYNVAKIHQDAALDKVCLLGCGVATGYGAALNTAKVERGTACAVFGLGAVGLATVMGCKAAGASRIIGVEINAEKREVAKTFGVTDFVNPNDHNKPIQEVLMEMTGGGVDYSFECVGNVTLMRAVFESCKAAWGTCVIVGWNETDSLSLAPIDVLMGRTLKGTYFGGWKSVCSVPKLVEDYLSGRIMLDEFVTHTLPLEEVNHAFDLMTKGKRTSINFFSSLINSSSSVGSDHTGQPSLPTCITEP is encoded by the exons ATGGGAACTGAAAATAAG GTGATCAAGTGTAAAGCCGCTGTGGCTTGGGAACCTGGGAAGCCTGTCTCTGTAGAAGAAGTGGAAGTTGCTCCTCCTAAAGAGCATGAAGTGAGAATCAAG ataGCAGCGAGTGGTGTGTGTCACACAGACTTTACATATCTGTATGATTGTGGGAAAGGAGTGCAGACTCGTCCGTTTCCTCTCATTCTGGGTCATGAAGGCAGCGGTGTGGTGGAGAGTGTCGGTCCAGGAGTGACCACTGTGCAGCCTg GTGATCAGGTCATCCCTCTCTTCCTGCCTCAGTGCTCTGAGTGTGAGTTCTGTCTGAGCCCAAAGACCaacctctgctataaaaactg gaggaACACTCAGCAGGGTGTCTTAGCTGATGGTACGAGTCGTATCACCTGTAAAGGTCAGCAGGTCTACCAGTTCCTGGGAGTCAGCACTTTCTCTGAGTACACCGTGGTTCCTGAATACAATGTCGCTAAAATCCACCAAGACGCAGCGCTGGATAAAGTCTGTCTGCTCGGCTGTGGGGTTGCTACGGGATACGGAGCAGCACTGAACACggccaaa GTGGAGCGCGGTACCGCCTGTGCCGTGTTCGGTTTGGGAGCCGTGGGTCTGGCCACTGTGATGGGCTGTAAAGCTGCTGGAGCTTCCAGGATCATCGGCGTTGAGATCAACGCGGAGAAACGTGAAGTTGCCAAGACGTTCGGTGTCACCGACTTCGTGAACCCCAACGATCACAACAAACCCATTCAGGAGGTGCTGATGGAGATGACCGGTGGGGGAGTGGACTATAGCTTCGAGTGTGTGGGGAACGTCACGCTGATG agggcagtgtttGAGAGCTGCAAAGCCGCCTGGGGAACCTGTGTGATTGTGGGATGGAATGAAACAGACAGCCTCTCGCTCGCTCCCATCGACGTGCTGATGGGACGAACGCTTAAAGGAACCTACTTTGGAG gatggaagagtgtgtgtagtgtacccAAACTAGTGGAGGACTACCTGAGTGGGAGAATAATGCTGGATGAGTTTGTGACACACACGCTCCCTCTGGAGGAGGTTAACCACGCCTTCGATCTGATGACCAAAGGGAAAAG aaccagcattaacttcttcagcagtttgatcaacagtagctcgtctgttggatcggatcacacgggccagccttctctccccacgtgcatcactgaaccttga